The Saccharomonospora glauca K62 genome has a segment encoding these proteins:
- a CDS encoding GNAT family N-acetyltransferase, which yields MPRRVVGVTLDNLEHLPRKCRRCVYWEVAPHLKEQAEQFGETEVEKEAWVSSVLLEWGSCGRIIYSGELPVGFVLYAPPNAVPRAGAFPTSPPSADAVLLTAFHVLPEFRGSGLGRALVQAVVADLTRRGVRAVEAFGDEREEVDADEHVCVVPAAFLRSVGFKTVRPHPRWPRLRMELRAGMAWKADVEAALEKLLGQVSVTTAAPSAART from the coding sequence GTGCCGCGACGCGTCGTCGGCGTCACGCTGGACAACCTGGAGCATCTCCCGCGCAAGTGCAGGCGCTGCGTGTACTGGGAGGTCGCTCCTCATCTGAAGGAGCAGGCCGAGCAGTTCGGCGAGACCGAGGTGGAGAAGGAAGCCTGGGTGTCGTCGGTGCTGCTCGAATGGGGTTCCTGTGGGCGGATCATCTACAGCGGTGAACTGCCGGTGGGGTTCGTGCTGTACGCGCCGCCGAACGCCGTGCCGAGAGCCGGTGCCTTCCCCACCTCGCCGCCGAGCGCGGACGCCGTGCTGCTGACGGCGTTCCACGTGCTGCCCGAGTTCCGCGGCAGCGGCTTGGGACGGGCGTTGGTCCAAGCCGTCGTCGCCGATCTGACGCGTCGTGGCGTCCGGGCCGTCGAGGCGTTCGGGGACGAGCGCGAGGAGGTGGACGCCGACGAGCACGTCTGTGTCGTTCCCGCCGCGTTCCTGCGGAGCGTGGGCTTCAAGACCGTGCGGCCCCACCCCCGGTGGCCGCGGTTGAGGATGGAGCTGCGTGCGGGCATGGCGTGGAAGGCCGATGTCGAGGCCGCCCTGGAGAAGCTGCTCGGGCAGGTCAGCGTGACCACGGCCGCGCCCAGCGCCGCCCGAACGTAG
- a CDS encoding aminotransferase-like domain-containing protein: MTSSQPPQQARPNSEPGRQNLDPHIDRYAARTAGMTASEIRALFAVASRPEVVSLAGGMPNLAALPLESLSHQMAEIVAQDGLTALQYGSAQGIPTLREQICEVMAMEGITAHPDDVVVTVGSQMGLDMVTRLFCDPGDVVIAEGPSYVGALGSFAAYQAQVVHVAMDDDGLVPDNLREALSRAREQGRRVKCLYTIPNFHNPAGVTLSPERRAEIVEICAEHDVLIIEDNPYGLLGFDGQTYPSLRSMAPENVVYLGSFSKTFASGLRVGWVLAPHAVREKLVLAAESATLCPPTLNQLVVSKYLATHDWKGQIKTFRENYRERRDAMLSALEQHMPAGCTWTRPEGGFYVWVTVPEGVDTKAMLPRAVTARVAYASGTGFYADGFGSRQMRLSYCYPTPERIREGVRRLAGVLESEMELMRTFGSVTTRTVSGPQFPSPDTA; encoded by the coding sequence ATGACTTCCTCCCAGCCTCCCCAGCAGGCTCGGCCCAACTCCGAGCCCGGTCGGCAGAACCTCGATCCGCACATCGACCGCTACGCCGCGCGCACCGCCGGTATGACGGCTTCGGAGATTCGGGCACTCTTCGCGGTGGCCAGTCGTCCCGAGGTCGTGTCCCTGGCCGGAGGCATGCCCAACCTCGCGGCGCTTCCGCTGGAGTCGCTGTCGCACCAGATGGCGGAGATCGTGGCGCAGGACGGGCTCACGGCGCTGCAGTACGGCTCCGCCCAGGGCATCCCGACGCTGCGCGAGCAGATCTGCGAGGTGATGGCCATGGAGGGCATCACCGCTCACCCGGACGACGTCGTGGTCACCGTCGGTTCGCAGATGGGGCTGGACATGGTGACCCGGCTGTTCTGCGACCCCGGTGACGTGGTCATCGCCGAGGGCCCGTCGTACGTCGGCGCCCTCGGTTCCTTCGCCGCCTACCAGGCCCAGGTCGTGCACGTCGCCATGGACGACGACGGCCTGGTGCCCGACAACCTGCGCGAGGCGCTCTCGCGGGCCCGCGAGCAGGGCCGTCGGGTCAAGTGCCTGTACACCATCCCGAACTTCCACAACCCCGCCGGCGTGACCTTGTCCCCCGAACGACGCGCGGAGATCGTCGAGATCTGCGCCGAGCACGACGTCCTCATCATCGAGGACAACCCGTACGGGCTGCTCGGTTTCGACGGCCAGACCTACCCGTCGCTGCGCTCGATGGCACCCGAGAACGTGGTGTACCTCGGGTCGTTTTCCAAGACGTTCGCCTCCGGTCTGCGGGTCGGGTGGGTGCTCGCCCCGCACGCCGTGCGCGAGAAGCTGGTGCTGGCGGCCGAGTCGGCCACCCTGTGCCCGCCGACGCTCAACCAGCTCGTCGTGTCGAAGTACCTCGCCACCCACGACTGGAAGGGTCAGATCAAGACCTTCCGGGAGAACTACCGCGAGCGCCGCGACGCGATGCTCTCGGCCCTGGAGCAGCACATGCCCGCCGGGTGCACGTGGACCCGTCCCGAAGGCGGCTTCTACGTGTGGGTCACCGTTCCGGAAGGGGTCGACACCAAGGCCATGCTGCCCAGGGCGGTGACGGCCCGCGTCGCCTACGCGTCCGGCACCGGTTTCTACGCCGACGGCTTCGGCAGCAGGCAGATGCGACTGTCGTACTGTTACCCGACCCCCGAGCGCATTCGCGAGGGTGTCCGTAGGCTCGCCGGGGTGCTGGAGTCCGAAATGGAGCTCATGCGCACCTTCGGTAGCGTGACCACGCGCACCGTGTCGGGTCCACAGTTCCCGAGCCCCGACACGGCCTGA
- a CDS encoding D-alanine--D-alanine ligase family protein — MVEATVAVLAGGLSHERDVSLRSGRRLSVALRDQGLTVQEWDTDAELLDRLRDDKPDAAIVALHGGAGENGSVQTILEMVGVPFVGTSSNGCRKAWNKPLAKALIRNAGFATPEWVSLPHSTFRELGAQPVLDAMVESLGLPLILKPDQGGSALGAQVVRDAGDLPAAMVGCLAYGDTVLAERFVDGVEVAVAVVDRDGKAEALPPVEIVPEGGVYDYTARYTAGLTDFFAPARLSEETTQAVQELAVRAHSLLGLRDISRTDAIVAEDGTVYFLEVNSSPGLTETSTVPMAFEAAGTSLGAVFTDLVQKAVQRGG, encoded by the coding sequence TTGGTCGAGGCCACTGTCGCCGTTCTCGCAGGCGGACTGTCGCACGAGCGAGACGTTTCGTTGCGATCGGGTCGAAGGCTGTCCGTCGCGTTGCGCGATCAAGGTCTCACGGTGCAGGAGTGGGACACCGACGCCGAATTGCTCGATCGCCTTCGCGACGACAAGCCGGACGCCGCGATCGTCGCCTTGCACGGCGGAGCCGGGGAGAACGGATCGGTCCAGACCATTCTGGAGATGGTGGGCGTGCCGTTCGTGGGAACCAGTTCCAACGGTTGCCGCAAGGCGTGGAACAAGCCGCTCGCCAAGGCACTGATTCGGAACGCCGGCTTCGCCACCCCGGAGTGGGTGTCGTTGCCCCACAGCACGTTCCGCGAGCTGGGCGCGCAGCCGGTACTCGACGCGATGGTGGAGAGCCTCGGCCTGCCACTCATCCTCAAGCCCGACCAGGGCGGCTCGGCACTCGGCGCGCAGGTGGTGCGGGACGCGGGTGATCTGCCCGCCGCGATGGTCGGTTGCCTCGCCTACGGCGACACGGTGCTCGCCGAGCGCTTCGTGGACGGTGTCGAGGTCGCGGTGGCCGTGGTCGACCGGGACGGGAAAGCGGAAGCCCTGCCGCCGGTGGAGATCGTTCCGGAGGGCGGGGTCTACGACTACACGGCGCGCTACACGGCGGGGCTCACCGACTTCTTCGCACCCGCTCGGTTGTCCGAGGAAACGACACAGGCGGTGCAGGAGCTCGCTGTACGCGCCCACTCGCTGCTGGGGCTGCGCGACATCTCCCGCACCGACGCCATCGTCGCGGAGGACGGCACCGTCTACTTCTTGGAGGTGAACTCCTCGCCCGGCCTCACCGAGACGTCCACGGTCCCGATGGCGTTCGAGGCCGCGGGTACCTCGCTCGGGGCCGTGTTCACCGATCTCGTGCAGAAGGCCGTTCAGCGGGGAGGTTGA
- a CDS encoding ParB/RepB/Spo0J family partition protein, with the protein MSERRGGLGRGLAALIPTGPAGSGGSGTEAKRADTGWFAANGSVPPKGGEVAGAVYREVPVDSVKPNPKQPRQVFDQDALAELEHSIREFGLMQPIVVRQLPGDEYELVMGERRWRAAQQAGLDVIPAIVRETADEAMLRDALLENIHRVQLNPLEEAAAYQQLLDEFGVTHEELAARIGRSRPVITNTIRLLRLPLPVQRRVAAGVLSAGHARALLSLDDADRQEELAARIVAEGLSVRATEEAVTLAKSESKPKPKKAARKPVKMPGVDALAERLSDAFDTRVKVDVGRRKGRIVVEFGSVEDLERIVALMTANQTKPALKTDDR; encoded by the coding sequence ATGAGCGAACGCAGAGGCGGACTGGGGCGTGGCCTGGCCGCGTTGATCCCCACCGGACCCGCCGGTTCGGGTGGGAGCGGCACCGAAGCGAAACGGGCCGACACGGGGTGGTTCGCCGCCAACGGATCGGTGCCCCCCAAGGGCGGCGAGGTGGCCGGCGCGGTCTACCGCGAGGTGCCCGTCGACTCGGTGAAGCCGAATCCCAAGCAACCGCGGCAGGTCTTCGACCAGGACGCCCTCGCGGAACTCGAACACTCGATTCGCGAATTCGGGCTCATGCAGCCCATCGTGGTCCGGCAGTTGCCCGGTGACGAGTACGAGCTCGTCATGGGGGAACGCCGGTGGCGGGCCGCGCAGCAAGCCGGGCTGGACGTGATACCGGCCATCGTCCGCGAGACCGCTGACGAGGCGATGCTGCGCGACGCGTTGTTGGAGAACATCCATCGGGTCCAGTTGAACCCGCTGGAGGAGGCGGCGGCCTACCAACAGCTCCTGGACGAGTTCGGTGTGACGCACGAGGAGTTGGCCGCTCGCATCGGACGGAGTCGGCCCGTCATCACGAACACGATCCGGCTCCTGCGCCTTCCCCTGCCGGTGCAACGGAGGGTGGCGGCCGGGGTGCTCTCCGCGGGCCACGCTCGGGCTCTGCTCTCCTTGGACGACGCCGACCGGCAGGAGGAACTCGCCGCGCGGATCGTGGCGGAGGGGCTGTCGGTGCGCGCCACCGAGGAGGCGGTCACGCTCGCCAAGAGCGAGTCGAAGCCCAAGCCGAAGAAGGCGGCTCGCAAACCGGTCAAGATGCCCGGTGTGGATGCGCTTGCCGAGCGCCTGTCCGATGCGTTCGACACGCGGGTGAAGGTGGACGTCGGTCGTCGCAAGGGGCGCATCGTGGTCGAGTTCGGCTCGGTGGAAGACCTCGAACGAATCGTGGCCCTGATGACCGCAAATCAGACAAAACCGGCACTCAAAACCGATGACCGATGA
- a CDS encoding ParA family protein, with the protein MRAARVLHPDANSMPRPARRRVITVANQKGGVGKTTSTVNLAAGLALHGVRTLVVDLDPQGNASTALDVDHRSGTPSVYELLLGEVSLVDAVQTSTQSRDLLCVPATIDLAGAEIELVSVSQRESRLKEALTKEALDTLGVDYVFIDCPPSLGLLTVNALVAAHEVLIPIQCEYYALEGLGQLLNNIDLVQRHLNQGLSVSTILLTMYDGRTKLADQVTQEVRRHFGDVVLRTVIPRSVKVSEAPGYGQTVLAYDPGSRGAMSYLDAAREIAERGSNRERR; encoded by the coding sequence ATGCGCGCGGCACGTGTCCTCCACCCCGACGCGAACTCCATGCCACGTCCCGCTCGACGACGTGTCATCACGGTGGCGAACCAGAAGGGCGGCGTCGGTAAGACGACGAGCACGGTGAATCTCGCCGCCGGGCTCGCCCTCCACGGCGTGCGGACGTTGGTGGTCGATCTCGACCCCCAGGGCAATGCCAGCACGGCGCTCGACGTGGACCATCGTTCCGGAACTCCGTCGGTCTACGAGCTCCTGCTCGGCGAGGTCTCGTTGGTCGATGCCGTTCAGACGAGCACCCAGTCACGGGACCTGCTCTGCGTTCCGGCGACCATCGACCTCGCCGGCGCCGAGATCGAGCTCGTCTCTGTGTCGCAACGCGAATCCCGACTCAAGGAAGCGCTCACCAAGGAAGCACTCGACACGCTCGGGGTCGACTACGTCTTCATCGACTGTCCGCCATCGCTCGGTCTGCTCACTGTCAACGCTCTCGTTGCCGCGCACGAGGTGCTCATCCCGATCCAGTGCGAGTACTACGCGTTGGAGGGGCTGGGGCAGCTGCTGAACAACATCGATCTGGTGCAGCGGCACCTCAACCAAGGCCTCAGCGTCTCCACCATCCTGCTGACGATGTACGACGGGCGCACGAAGTTGGCCGACCAGGTGACCCAGGAGGTCCGCAGGCACTTCGGTGACGTCGTGTTGCGCACCGTGATCCCGCGGAGCGTGAAGGTCTCCGAGGCGCCGGGTTACGGACAGACGGTACTGGCCTACGACCCCGGTTCCCGCGGAGCGATGAGTTACCTGGACGCGGCGCGGGAGATCGCCGAACGTGGATCGAACAGGGAGCGACGATGA
- the rsmG gene encoding 16S rRNA (guanine(527)-N(7))-methyltransferase RsmG — translation MESERVESTIPSEARLVFGEHVELAAEFVELLASHGVERGLIGPREVGRLWERHVLNSAVLGELVPRGARVVDVGSGAGFPGIPLAIARPDLDIVLLEPMARRVEWLTEVAETLSLSVTIERGRAEEKVVRRRIDVADVVTARAVAPLARLAEWCVPLVRPSGSLLALKGQTAAEEIERDRSAVRKAGGGEPRIVRCGAEVLETPTTVVAIERVESGPSGVARKRGRKKH, via the coding sequence TTGGAGTCCGAACGTGTTGAATCCACGATCCCGTCGGAGGCGCGGCTCGTGTTCGGTGAGCACGTGGAGCTCGCCGCCGAGTTCGTCGAGCTGCTCGCGTCGCACGGAGTGGAGCGGGGCCTGATCGGCCCGCGAGAAGTGGGTCGACTGTGGGAACGCCACGTGCTCAACTCGGCCGTACTCGGTGAGCTCGTTCCACGGGGGGCTCGGGTCGTCGACGTCGGCTCCGGGGCCGGCTTCCCCGGAATACCTCTCGCCATCGCGCGTCCCGATCTCGATATTGTTCTCCTCGAACCCATGGCTCGCCGGGTCGAATGGCTCACCGAGGTGGCGGAGACGCTTTCCCTGTCGGTGACCATCGAGCGCGGCCGCGCGGAGGAGAAGGTGGTGCGACGCCGGATCGACGTTGCCGATGTCGTGACCGCCAGGGCGGTCGCTCCGTTGGCCCGGTTGGCCGAGTGGTGCGTGCCGCTCGTTCGTCCCTCGGGCTCGCTGCTCGCGTTGAAGGGGCAGACGGCGGCCGAGGAGATCGAGCGGGATCGGTCCGCCGTCCGCAAGGCCGGTGGTGGCGAACCCAGGATCGTGCGGTGCGGCGCGGAAGTTCTCGAAACGCCGACCACCGTGGTTGCTATCGAACGGGTGGAGTCGGGGCCATCCGGAGTTGCGCGGAAACGCGGACGGAAGAAGCACTGA
- a CDS encoding Jag family protein, translated as MSDTAEVVGAGQGDTAPVAGNAADDNEELLVREGDIAGDYLERLLDILDYDGDIDLDVEAGRAVVSIDGGDDLDKLVGPRGTVLEALQELTRLAVQQETGTRSRLMLDIAGWRAARREELRELGRSTAESVRDSGQPVRLQPMSPFERKIVHDAVATVDGVTSESEGEEPKRRVVVKPV; from the coding sequence ATGTCCGATACGGCCGAGGTTGTCGGCGCGGGACAGGGTGACACCGCGCCCGTGGCGGGAAACGCCGCGGACGACAACGAGGAGCTGTTGGTCCGCGAGGGCGACATCGCCGGTGACTACCTGGAGCGCCTGCTCGACATCCTCGACTACGACGGCGACATCGACCTCGATGTCGAGGCGGGTCGCGCGGTGGTGAGCATCGACGGTGGGGACGACCTCGACAAGTTGGTCGGTCCTCGGGGCACGGTGCTCGAAGCGCTTCAGGAGCTGACCCGGTTGGCGGTGCAGCAGGAGACCGGCACCCGGAGCAGGCTGATGCTCGACATCGCGGGCTGGCGCGCGGCTCGCCGCGAGGAGTTGCGGGAGCTCGGTCGCTCCACGGCGGAGTCGGTTCGTGACTCCGGCCAGCCGGTTCGGCTTCAGCCGATGAGCCCGTTCGAACGCAAGATCGTGCACGACGCGGTGGCGACCGTGGACGGTGTCACGAGCGAGAGCGAGGGCGAGGAGCCGAAGCGCCGGGTCGTGGTGAAGCCCGTGTAG
- the yidC gene encoding membrane protein insertase YidC, translating to MLDFIYYPVSFILWVWHKVFGFVFGEDNAIAWILGIVFLTFTIRGLLFKPFVNQVRSMRKMQDFAPEVKKIQKKYANDRQRQAMELQRLQKEHGVNPLGSCLPMLLQIPVFIGLNWVLRNFRPGAESNYFFNAEDVASYVDAQIFGVNLGEAINHLGMAGGSGESGWHWDVAPVAVPLMIVASIATHFTARHSVARQNPAAATQQTAVMNKLTLYIFPAGVLVFGAFFPIGLLIYWLSNNVWTLGQQRIVYKRIDKEEEAKKQAAKEKRNNLAPKPGQKPKVGQKPRPGQKPAQKQASQSGAQPKQQNSSDNTKNGKSPKSSGSSVRGGAWAKNGGNQRKPAGQGKKAQGRKRR from the coding sequence GTGCTCGACTTCATCTACTACCCTGTGTCGTTCATCCTCTGGGTGTGGCACAAGGTCTTCGGTTTCGTCTTCGGTGAAGACAACGCCATCGCCTGGATCCTGGGCATCGTCTTCCTGACCTTCACGATTCGCGGACTGCTGTTCAAGCCGTTCGTGAACCAGGTGCGGTCGATGCGGAAGATGCAGGACTTCGCGCCCGAGGTCAAGAAGATCCAGAAGAAGTACGCCAACGACCGCCAGCGTCAGGCGATGGAGCTCCAACGGCTCCAGAAGGAGCACGGCGTCAACCCGCTCGGCAGCTGCCTGCCCATGCTCCTGCAGATCCCGGTCTTCATCGGTCTGAACTGGGTGCTGCGGAACTTCCGTCCCGGCGCGGAGTCGAACTACTTCTTCAACGCCGAGGACGTGGCCTCCTACGTCGACGCGCAGATCTTCGGAGTCAACCTCGGGGAAGCCATCAACCACCTCGGAATGGCGGGTGGCAGTGGAGAATCCGGCTGGCACTGGGACGTCGCTCCGGTCGCCGTGCCGCTGATGATCGTCGCGAGCATCGCGACGCACTTCACCGCACGTCACTCGGTCGCCCGGCAGAACCCGGCCGCCGCGACCCAGCAGACCGCGGTGATGAACAAGCTGACGCTGTACATCTTCCCCGCGGGTGTTCTCGTCTTCGGTGCCTTCTTCCCCATCGGTCTGTTGATCTACTGGCTCTCCAACAACGTGTGGACCCTCGGCCAGCAGCGCATCGTCTACAAGCGGATCGACAAGGAAGAGGAAGCCAAGAAGCAGGCCGCCAAGGAGAAGCGGAACAACCTGGCGCCGAAGCCGGGTCAGAAGCCCAAGGTGGGCCAGAAGCCGCGGCCGGGTCAGAAGCCCGCGCAGAAGCAGGCCTCGCAGTCGGGCGCGCAGCCGAAGCAGCAGAACTCCAGCGACAACACCAAGAACGGTAAGTCCCCGAAGAGCAGCGGCAGCAGCGTGCGCGGTGGTGCCTGGGCGAAGAACGGCGGGAATCAGCGGAAGCCCGCGGGCCAGGGCAAGAAGGCACAGGGACGCAAGCGGCGCTGA
- the yidD gene encoding membrane protein insertion efficiency factor YidD — MNKDRAAGAHPAEEHNTAAPTRPTPVAWVLLLPIRFYRKAISPYLPPMCRFYPSCSAYAAEALTRFGAARGTYLAVRRLLRCGPWTPPGRDPVPEKFSFRYQGPGMSTEE, encoded by the coding sequence GTGAACAAAGATCGTGCGGCCGGCGCTCACCCGGCCGAAGAGCACAACACCGCCGCGCCGACCCGGCCGACGCCGGTGGCGTGGGTCCTCCTGCTGCCGATCCGCTTCTACCGCAAGGCGATCTCCCCGTACCTTCCCCCGATGTGCCGGTTCTATCCGAGCTGTAGCGCCTATGCGGCCGAAGCGCTCACTCGCTTCGGGGCCGCCCGCGGCACCTATCTCGCCGTGCGCCGGTTGCTGCGCTGCGGACCGTGGACCCCACCGGGGCGAGACCCGGTTCCCGAGAAGTTCAGCTTCCGGTACCAAGGCCCTGGTATGTCTACCGAGGAGTAG